GAGGACGAGGAGCCCACGCCTCCGGCCATCGTGCGCGACGAACCCGAGAACGCCGTCGCCGTTTGGCGGACACTCGATGCCGCCGGCAATCGCGCTCGTGAGGGGCTGCGTGTCGCCGAAGACTATGTGCGCTTTAGCTTGGACGATCGGCATCTCACCGAACAATTGAAATCCCTGCGGCACGATCTGAGCGCGGCGCTGGAACAGTTGCCGGCGGCCGAACGGTTGAGCGCCCGTGATACGCCCGCTGACGTGGGGACGTCGATCACGCTGGAGTCCGAGAGCCATCGAACAGGACCGGCGAGCGTCGCGACGGCGAGCTTGAAACGGACTGGCGAAGCGCTCCGCAGCTTGGAAGAGTTCGGCAAGGTGGTCGACGCCGCGTTTGCGGTGCGCATCGAGTCGCTGCGCTATCGGCTCTACACACTGGAAAAGGCCATCGGCATCACGGCGGACAGTAAGGTGCGCCTGGCGCACGCGAAGTTGTACGTCTTGCTTGACGGTCGCGAATCCTTGGCAGCGTTTACTGCGTTCGCCGGCGAATTGATCGCCGCGGGCGTGCATGTCATTCAATTGCGCGACAAGAAGTTGGCAGATCGAGAGCTCCTGGAGCGCGCTCGCGCGCTCCAGGAGCTGACGGCCAACTCGCACACGTTATTCATTTTGAACGACCGCCCCGACCTGGCGGTCTTAGCAGAGGCCGACGGCGTCCACGTCGGCCAGGAAGAGTTGAGCGTCAAGGACGCGCGGCGCATCGTCGGGCCAACGATGCTCGTTGGCGTGTCGACGCATTCCCTGGACCAGGCCCGCCAGGCCGTCCTCGACGGAGCGAGCTACATCGGCGTCGGGCCGACGTTCCCGTCGCAAACCAAGCAATTCGCAGAGTTCACCGGCGTGGAACTCCTCCGCTCGGTAGCCGAAAACATCCGCCTACCAGCGTTCGCCATCGGCGGCATTACGCTGGAGCGACTGGACGCCGTGCTAGCCACCGGCATCCAGCGTGTGGCGGTCAGCGCGGCGATAACGCAGTCAAAAAAGCCGACTAAAGTGGCGGCCGCGTTTTTGACTCAACTCAACTGCGCTAGCACTTCGCCCCAACGGGGCGAAAGATAATAGCCAGCGGTGCAAACCGCTGGAATGCAACGCACGCATACCATGAGCCCCACCGGGGCGACACTTTGCTGCTACGGCGGGTAAGAAATGTGTCGCCCCGCTGGGGCTATGGCGAATTGTGTGCGTCGCTTTCCAGCGGTTTGCACCGCTGGCTATTGCCTGTCGTCCTTGCGGGGCTTCCGAATGACTGCCGCCGCTGCCGGGGCTAGTCCGCTGACGCGTCACCATACGAACGATCCCGTTCCTCGAGCCCGTCGTAGTCGAGCAAGTCGTACAGCTCTTCGCGGGTTTGCATCAAGTCCAGCAATTCGCGCTGGCTGCCGTCGGCGGCGATCGTATCGAGCGCCGCTTCGACCGCTTTCATCGCCACGCGCATCAGCGAGACCGGGTACAGCACCGCGGCGTAACCCAGGTCGGCCAGTTCTTCCAGCGTCAACAGCGGGCTGCGGCCGAACTCGGTCATGTTGGCCACGAGCGGCGCGTCGATCTCGCGCGCGAAGCGCTCGAATTCATCCTTCGTCGCCAGCGCCTCGGGAAAAATCCAATCCGCGCCGGCTTCCAGATACTCCCGCGCGCGGGCCAACGCGGCGTCGAGACCGTCCACGCCCCGGGCATCGGTGCGGGCGATGATCACCGTGTCTTCGTCGTACCGCGCGGCGCTGGCGGCGCGGAGTTTAGTACACATCTCCTCGACCGTGACCAGCGTTTTGCCGGACAAGTGCCCGCAGCGCTTGGGCAAACGCTGGTCTTCGAGTTGAATCCCGGCCGCGCCGGCCGCTTCCAGTTCGCGGATGGTGCGCTCGACATTGATGGCCTCGCCAAAACCCGTGTCGGCGTCGACGATCAACGGGATATCCGTGGCGTCGCACAAGCGCCGGGTTTGCTCGACCAGTTCCGTGAGCGTGAACAACCCCACGTCCGGGAGCGCAAGTTGTCCGGCGGAGAATGCAGCCCCCGAGAGGTACATCGCGTCGAATCCGGCGGCCTCGATCATCTTGGCCACCAGCGCGTTAAACGCGCCGGGAATCTGGACCGTCGACTCCCGCGCCAACTCGCGCAACATGTGACCAGCGGAATCTTGTGCCACGGGGGCGACCTCTCAAAGGAACCCGAAATCGAAGCGGACCATTGTCACACCAACCCGAAGCGCCAGCGAGGGGGAATCCAGCAGAGTCGCCTCTCTCTTAGCCTGGCTGGCCTGGGCGGGTTGGGCTGACTACGCTACAAGGCCGCTCATGGAACCGCTTATGTCCACGCCAGTAGCCAACGCCTCGCTCGATCTCGCTCCGGCCCCGCGCCGTCAGATTTGGCTGGAGATTGCGCTCATCCTGCTGGTGTTCTATCTCAATTCCGGCTGGCAAGTTCCGGACAACAACGAGGCCCATTATCTCGGCAAGGCCCGGCATTACTGGGATCCGACTTTTTGCGCCGGCGACGCCTTTTTCGAGTCGGCCCATACCCATCAGGTATTTTATGCGCTGCTAGGTTGGTGGACGCTCTACCTGCCCCTTCCGGCCGTGGCTTGGATCGGACGCTTGTTGACCTGGGGGCTGATGGCCGTCGGGTGGCAGCGATTGAGTTGGCGACTCGTGGCGCGGCCGTGGTGGTCGGTGTTTTCCGCCGCGTTGATGATCGCCTTACAGGAACGTTGCCAGGTGGCCGGCGAATGGCTGGTCGGCGGCTTCGAAGCCAAAGGGATCGCCTACGCCCTCGTCTTCTTCGGACTCGACGCCGCAATGGCCGGCAAATGGCGCGCGGTCTGGCTCTGGCTCGGCGCAGCCTCTGCCTGGCATGTGCTCGTCGGCGGCTGGTCGGTCCTCGCCTTGCTGCCGGCGTGGTGGCTGGAATATCGCGCCGGCAAGGCCCCAGGCATTCGCGCCTTGATGGCGCCGCTCGCGATTGGTGGCCTTTTGGCATTGCCGGCGCTCATCCCGGCGCTCGAATTGACGATGGGCGCCGCGCCGGAAATCGTTGACGAAGCGAATCGCATCTACGTCTTTGAACGACTGCCACATCACCTCAGTCCGGCCACGTTTCCGCCGCGCGGCGTGGCGATCTTGGGCCTGCTGCTCCTGGCGACCGGCGTGATCAGCCGCGCGATGCCCGCCTCCGTAGCGACGCGCACGCTGTGGCGGTTCGCGCTCGCGTCCGCGGCAATTTGGGTGACAGGTTGGTTGATTGCGAAGCTGGGCGGCTTCACGCCGGATCGCGGTGCGTGGCTGCTCAAGTATTACTGGTTCCGCCTGGCCGATGTGGCGATTCCCATCGGCGGCGCGTTGGCGGCCATCGGCTATCTGAACTATGCATTGCGCTCTTCGCCGAATTGGGGCCGGGCCTGGCTGACAGCAGCGGCCTGCTACGCGGCGTTTCATGTCGCCGATTTCGGGATTCAAACGCACACGCTGGGATATCCCCGAGCAGATCGCCCCGGCAAAGTCCTCGACGCCGAGGCCTGGCGGGAAGTCTGCGAGTGGATCGCCGAGAACACGCCCCGCGACGCCAAATTCATCACGCCGCGGCAGAATCAATCGTTCAAGTGGTACGCGGAACGGCCAGAAGTGGTGACGTGGAAGGATGTCCCGCAGGACGCGAGGTCAATTGTACGGTGGAATGAATTGCTCACCGAAGTCTACGGCCATCCCGACGACACTTGGAGCTGGGATGCAATGATGCTCCTCATGGACTGGGAGGAACTTTGCGCCTTTGGTAAGCGATTGAATGCCGACTACCTCATCCTGGAAAGCGATGGCGCGTACGTGCTTCGCTACAAGGGCGTCCACGATTCTCGTATTGTCCTTGGCGAAGAATACGTCGATACTCAGGGCGTTTACTTCGTGTACAAATTATCACCGGAAAGCGTATTGCGCCGATTGCCGCCCGGGCCGCCCTCAGAATGAGATGGCGATCCGATCCACGTGCAACTAATTCTAGGAACCGACCCGATGCATGGAAGCAACGCTGGTCTTTGGTCGACCATTCCTCGGCACTACAACCTGGGCGTCGATTTGACGCGCCGCCACGTCGATTTCGGCCACGGCGATCGTACCTGCCTGATCTGGGAAAACTCCGCCGGCGCGAACCGGACGTTGACCTACGGCGACATGGACGTGCTGAGCAATCGCTGTGCGGCGATGCTCGCGCGGCTGGGCGTGAAGCGCGGTGATCGCGTCCTGTTGCGGCTGCCGAACTTGCCCGAATTCTATATCGCGGCGCTCGGAGTCGCCAAACTCGGCGGCGTGTTTATTCCGACCAGCACGCAGTTCCGCGCGAATGAAATCGAATACCGGCTGCGCGATTCCGGCGCCGTCGTGGCGATCACCACGGACAAGCTGGTGGACGAGTTGGACATCGCGCGCAGCGCCAGCCCCGATTTGCGCGACGTGCTGATCGTATCGACCGATGGCGTGACTATCGGCGGCCCGCATCGCGACTTTTGGCGCGAGGTCAACCAGTCGCCCGCGGAGTTCACCGCCGCGGATACGCTGGCCGACGACATCGCATTCATCGCTTACACCTCCGGCACGACCGGCGAACCAAAGGGCGTAGTTCACGCCCATCGGTATGCGGCCGCGTACGATTACTTGATTCGCGATTGGCATGATTACCGCGCAGGCGACGTCTGCGCCTGCCCGGCCGAGCTAGGCTGGCTGCTGCCGGTCGCTTCGACGTTTCTCTACGCGATGCGCGCTGGGATTGCGTCGATGCTTTATCACCCGGTCGACGGCCGCTTCCGCGCCGAGGCCTGGTTCCAGTTGATCGCCAAGTATGGCATCACCAACTTCGTCGGTACGCCGACGATCTACCGTATGCTGATCGCCTCGCCGGAAATCGGCGCGGCGCAGTTGAGTTCCTTGCGACACGGCGTCAGCGCCGGCGAGCCCTTGCCGCCGGATACGATCCAGGCCGCCAAACGCCACCTGGGCTTCGAGCCGCTCGACGGCATCGGCATGAGCGAGTGCATGGTGTATTGCTACAACCGTGTCTCCGAGCAACTTCAGCACGGCAGTTGCGGCCGACCGGCGCCACAAGTGCCCATGCGACTGGTCGACGACGCCCTGCGCGACGTCGCTCCGGGCGAGCCCGGCGTGCTTTGTGTTCGCCGCGCCGACCATCCCGGCATGATGCATGGATATTGGAACAAGCCGGAGCAAACCGCGGAAATCTTTCGCGGCGAATGGTATTATTCGGGCGACGTGCTCGTGCAGGACGCTGCCGGCAACTACTGGTTCCAGGGCCGCGCGGACGACGTGATCAAGGCCAGCGGGTATCGCATCTCGCCGTTCGAGCTGGAAAGCTGTCTCGCCGCCCATCCATGCGT
This is a stretch of genomic DNA from Planctomycetia bacterium. It encodes these proteins:
- a CDS encoding DUF6798 domain-containing protein: MSTPVANASLDLAPAPRRQIWLEIALILLVFYLNSGWQVPDNNEAHYLGKARHYWDPTFCAGDAFFESAHTHQVFYALLGWWTLYLPLPAVAWIGRLLTWGLMAVGWQRLSWRLVARPWWSVFSAALMIALQERCQVAGEWLVGGFEAKGIAYALVFFGLDAAMAGKWRAVWLWLGAASAWHVLVGGWSVLALLPAWWLEYRAGKAPGIRALMAPLAIGGLLALPALIPALELTMGAAPEIVDEANRIYVFERLPHHLSPATFPPRGVAILGLLLLATGVISRAMPASVATRTLWRFALASAAIWVTGWLIAKLGGFTPDRGAWLLKYYWFRLADVAIPIGGALAAIGYLNYALRSSPNWGRAWLTAAACYAAFHVADFGIQTHTLGYPRADRPGKVLDAEAWREVCEWIAENTPRDAKFITPRQNQSFKWYAERPEVVTWKDVPQDARSIVRWNELLTEVYGHPDDTWSWDAMMLLMDWEELCAFGKRLNADYLILESDGAYVLRYKGVHDSRIVLGEEYVDTQGVYFVYKLSPESVLRRLPPGPPSE
- a CDS encoding acyl-CoA synthetase, with amino-acid sequence MHGSNAGLWSTIPRHYNLGVDLTRRHVDFGHGDRTCLIWENSAGANRTLTYGDMDVLSNRCAAMLARLGVKRGDRVLLRLPNLPEFYIAALGVAKLGGVFIPTSTQFRANEIEYRLRDSGAVVAITTDKLVDELDIARSASPDLRDVLIVSTDGVTIGGPHRDFWREVNQSPAEFTAADTLADDIAFIAYTSGTTGEPKGVVHAHRYAAAYDYLIRDWHDYRAGDVCACPAELGWLLPVASTFLYAMRAGIASMLYHPVDGRFRAEAWFQLIAKYGITNFVGTPTIYRMLIASPEIGAAQLSSLRHGVSAGEPLPPDTIQAAKRHLGFEPLDGIGMSECMVYCYNRVSEQLQHGSCGRPAPQVPMRLVDDALRDVAPGEPGVLCVRRADHPGMMHGYWNKPEQTAEIFRGEWYYSGDVLVQDAAGNYWFQGRADDVIKASGYRISPFELESCLAAHPCVHEAAVVGAPDELRGTVVKAFIVLRPGAEASVALIRELQDWVKQNSAGYKYPRQVEFVLELPKTTSGKIKRRLLRSESRHAA
- the prpB gene encoding methylisocitrate lyase produces the protein MAQDSAGHMLRELARESTVQIPGAFNALVAKMIEAAGFDAMYLSGAAFSAGQLALPDVGLFTLTELVEQTRRLCDATDIPLIVDADTGFGEAINVERTIRELEAAGAAGIQLEDQRLPKRCGHLSGKTLVTVEEMCTKLRAASAARYDEDTVIIARTDARGVDGLDAALARAREYLEAGADWIFPEALATKDEFERFAREIDAPLVANMTEFGRSPLLTLEELADLGYAAVLYPVSLMRVAMKAVEAALDTIAADGSQRELLDLMQTREELYDLLDYDGLEERDRSYGDASAD
- a CDS encoding thiamine phosphate synthase gives rise to the protein MKLPFTPAVERALDLAAEWSSGDALSPIDVPEILLALLAEPELLASRLLLEVGIDGNRVLERWPTLTRTPENAKYRRGQFEPTLREAMQHIKSFLPDLGEIEIGTQHLLWACGMSEHDAGNWMRERGIRVENVVEIRDDSPLQFPFEDLDDDDDEDEDEEPTPPAIVRDEPENAVAVWRTLDAAGNRAREGLRVAEDYVRFSLDDRHLTEQLKSLRHDLSAALEQLPAAERLSARDTPADVGTSITLESESHRTGPASVATASLKRTGEALRSLEEFGKVVDAAFAVRIESLRYRLYTLEKAIGITADSKVRLAHAKLYVLLDGRESLAAFTAFAGELIAAGVHVIQLRDKKLADRELLERARALQELTANSHTLFILNDRPDLAVLAEADGVHVGQEELSVKDARRIVGPTMLVGVSTHSLDQARQAVLDGASYIGVGPTFPSQTKQFAEFTGVELLRSVAENIRLPAFAIGGITLERLDAVLATGIQRVAVSAAITQSKKPTKVAAAFLTQLNCASTSPQRGER